Proteins from one Falco biarmicus isolate bFalBia1 chromosome 21, bFalBia1.pri, whole genome shotgun sequence genomic window:
- the LOC130141793 gene encoding E3 ubiquitin-protein ligase TRIM7-like, producing MASGSSRAREGGKESTHHTVLQHWLDGGHLGCDPTSCRGSTAQSQLQQGRLGDAQAASHRSRLRKGNFQPKQHLEHLAEKLKLLGLEGGREEKEQLCVWSKRTVTFKGDAKASGSSCDGPRAHGGPTTACVESTQEDRDQIRSDLEKLKKQRKEILEWKTSGERRCQDYLTQTEVERQKIVSEFRQLRRFLKDQELVFLARLGELDREMMRRQEEEETKMSGEIALLDVLICEMEKKLEQPVSRFLQNARSTVDRWEMGSARRMTETFLDLERTLHVISRQNSVLRETLGRFQDILPSELEKEQGPSPGGDGKVFVTLDPDTANAQLVLSRDRRGVRWTDAGQDLPTTPQRFDISSCVLGCQGFTMGRHCWEVEVAGGRTWALGVAQRSVSRKGWLEFQPEKGIWVMGRCGSQYRVFTSPITTFPATGKTGRVWVTLDCGEGKVAFYLAKHEPPIFTFQQVSFGGESIFPFFWVGRGSHLRLCP from the exons ATGGCTTCTGGTTCATCTAGAgcaagggaagggggaaaagaaagcactCACCACACTGTCCTACAGCATTGGCTGGATGGTGGCCATCTGGGCTGTGaccccaccagctgcagaggaagCACAGCCCaatcccagctgcagcaaggaaggCTTGGAGATGCCCAGGCAGCCAGCCACCGAAGCCGGCTCAGGAAAGGAAATTTCCAGCCGAAACAGCATTTGGAGCATTTAGCGGAGAAGCTGAAGCTCTTGGGTTtggaaggaggcagggaggagaaggagcaaCTCTGTGTGTGGAGCAAGAGGACAGTCACCTTCAAGGGTGATGCAAAAGCATCTGGCTCCAGCTGTGATGGACCAAGGGCTCATGGAGGTCCCACTACAGCCTGTGTAGAATCTACCCAGGAGGACAGG gaCCAAATACGCAGTGACCTGGAGAAGCtcaagaaacaaaggaaagagatTTTGGAATGGAAAACAAGTGGAGAGAGGCGATGCCAGGACTATTTG ACACAGACAGAGGTCGAGAGGCAGAAGATTGTGTCTGAATTTCGGCAGCTGCGCCGGTTTCTGAAGGACCAAGAGCTTGTCTTCCTGGCTCGGTTGGGAGAGCTGGACAGAGAGATGATGagaaggcaggaggaagaggagaccAAGATGTCTGGTGAGATTGCTCTCCTTGATGTCCTGATCTGCGAGATGGAGAAGAAGCTTGAGCAACCTGTGAGCAGATTCCTGCAG AATGCCCGAAGCACTGTGGACAG GTGGGAGATGGGCAGTGCCCGGAGGATGACTGAGACCTTCTTGGACCTGGAAAGGACGCTCCATGTTATTTCTCGACAAAACTCTGTCCTCAGAGAGACGCTGGGGAGATTTCAAG ACATTTTGCCATCTGAACTGGAGAAAGAGCAAGGACCATCTCCAGGAGGAGATGGAAAAG TGTTTGTGACTCTGGACCCTGACACTGCAAACGCCCAGCTTGTCCTCTcccgggaccggcggggggTGAGATGGACAGATGCAGGGCAGGATCTGCCCACCACCCCGCAGCGATTTGACATCTCCTCCTGTGTACTGGGCTGTCAAGGCTTCACCATGGGGAGACACTGCTGGGAGGTGGAGGTGGCCGGAGGCAGGACCTGGGCACTGGGGGTGGCCCAACGTTCTGTGTCCAGGAAGGGTTGGCTTGAGTTTCAACCAGAGAAGGGAATCTGGGTAATGGGGCGCTGTGGGAGTCAGTACCGCGTCTTCACTTCCCCCATCACCACTTTCCCTGCCACTGGGAAAACTGGGAGGGTGTGGGTGACTCTGGACTGTGGAGAGGGGAAAGTGGCATTTTACCTCGCCAAGCATGAGCCCCCCATCTTTACCTTTCAACAAGTCTCATTTGGTGGGGAGAgcatcttccctttcttctgggTGGGGAGAGGCTCCCATCTCCGTCTCTGCCCATGA